One region of Catenulispora sp. EB89 genomic DNA includes:
- a CDS encoding saccharopine dehydrogenase family protein has translation MRILLVGAGGVGTAVTRIAARRSFFEHFVVADYDPARAEAAVAAVAALGDDARFVAAQVDASDRDAVRALLAEHRCDVLLNATDPRFVLPLFDAALAAGADYLDMAMSLSHPHPDRPYEECGEKLGDAQFARAGEWEKAGALALVGIGVEPGLSDVFARYAADELFDEIHEIGIRDGANLTVEGYDFAPSFSIWTTIEECLNPPVVYERDRGWFTTAPFSEPEVFDFPEGIGPVECVNVEHEEVLLVPRWVDAKRVTFKYGLGDDFISKLKTLHELGLDRTEPLVIPSDRGPAAVSPRDVVAAALPDPATLGDRMRGKTCAGTWVTGTKDGARREVYLYHVVDNEWSMREYGSQAVVWQTAINPVVALELLATGVWSGAGVLGPEAFAPRPFLDLLVAYGSPWGIREDTQG, from the coding sequence ATGCGAATCCTCCTTGTGGGCGCCGGCGGCGTCGGCACCGCCGTGACCCGTATCGCCGCCCGCCGTTCCTTCTTCGAGCACTTCGTGGTCGCCGACTACGACCCGGCGCGGGCCGAGGCGGCGGTGGCGGCCGTGGCCGCGCTCGGCGACGACGCCCGCTTCGTCGCGGCCCAGGTCGACGCCTCCGACCGCGACGCCGTCCGCGCCCTGCTCGCCGAGCACCGCTGCGACGTGCTCCTCAACGCCACCGACCCGCGCTTCGTCCTGCCGCTGTTCGACGCCGCGCTCGCCGCCGGCGCCGACTACCTGGACATGGCGATGTCGCTGTCCCACCCGCACCCCGACCGTCCCTACGAAGAGTGCGGCGAAAAGCTCGGCGACGCCCAGTTCGCGCGCGCCGGGGAGTGGGAGAAGGCCGGGGCCCTGGCGCTGGTCGGGATCGGCGTCGAGCCCGGTCTGTCCGACGTCTTCGCGCGCTACGCCGCCGACGAACTCTTCGACGAGATCCACGAGATCGGCATCCGCGACGGCGCGAACCTGACCGTCGAGGGCTACGACTTCGCACCGTCGTTCAGCATCTGGACCACGATCGAGGAGTGCCTGAACCCGCCGGTGGTCTACGAGCGCGACCGCGGCTGGTTCACCACGGCACCGTTCAGCGAACCGGAGGTGTTCGACTTCCCCGAGGGCATCGGCCCGGTGGAGTGCGTGAACGTCGAGCACGAAGAGGTGCTGCTGGTCCCCCGCTGGGTCGACGCGAAGCGCGTGACCTTCAAGTACGGGCTCGGCGACGACTTCATCAGCAAGCTGAAGACCCTGCACGAACTCGGCCTGGACCGCACCGAACCCCTCGTCATCCCCAGCGACCGCGGCCCGGCCGCGGTGTCCCCGCGCGACGTCGTCGCCGCCGCGCTGCCGGACCCGGCCACGCTCGGCGACCGCATGCGCGGCAAGACCTGCGCGGGTACCTGGGTGACCGGCACGAAGGACGGCGCGCGCCGCGAGGTGTACCTCTACCACGTGGTCGACAACGAGTGGTCGATGCGCGAGTACGGCTCGCAGGCCGTGGTCTGGCAGACCGCGATCAACCCGGTGGTGGCGCTGGAGCTGTTGGCGACCGGGGTGTGGAGCGGCGCCGGGGTGTTGGGCCCGGAGGCCTTCGCGCCGCGGCCGTTCCTGGATCTGTTGGTGGCGTACGGCTCTCCGTGGGGGATCCGCGAGGACACGCAGGGGTGA
- a CDS encoding TetR/AcrR family transcriptional regulator, which translates to MPPKPVTSETARRRRRPTKAGTVLTHELIVATALRMLAEHGAEGLSARRLGLALGADPSTVYRYFAGMDDLVLAIADELIHQALAGWQPTGRWQPDLRALGTAIHRAYLAHPQAAQLTANRVSGRSHEIAADETILGILHDAGFHGEAAARIYHAFIDQTLAFAALDAASLALPQETREADERQWQATYARLPGTTHPHIAAAAPLLVARMNDSAYPAALDLLLAGAAAELGG; encoded by the coding sequence ATGCCCCCGAAACCGGTGACCTCCGAGACCGCGCGGCGCCGGCGCCGCCCCACCAAGGCCGGGACGGTGCTGACGCACGAGCTGATCGTCGCCACGGCGCTGCGGATGCTGGCCGAGCACGGCGCCGAGGGACTGTCCGCGCGCCGCCTCGGGCTGGCGCTCGGCGCGGACCCGAGCACCGTCTACCGCTACTTCGCCGGCATGGACGACCTGGTCCTGGCGATCGCCGACGAGCTGATCCACCAGGCGCTGGCCGGCTGGCAGCCGACCGGCCGCTGGCAGCCGGACCTGCGTGCGCTCGGGACCGCGATCCACCGCGCGTACCTGGCGCACCCGCAGGCCGCGCAGCTCACCGCGAACCGGGTGTCGGGCCGCTCGCACGAGATCGCCGCGGACGAGACCATCCTCGGCATCCTGCACGACGCGGGCTTCCACGGCGAGGCCGCCGCGCGGATCTACCACGCGTTCATCGACCAGACGCTGGCGTTCGCGGCGCTGGACGCGGCCTCGCTGGCGCTGCCGCAGGAGACGCGGGAGGCGGACGAGCGGCAGTGGCAGGCCACGTACGCGCGGCTGCCGGGGACGACGCATCCGCACATCGCGGCCGCGGCCCCGTTGCTGGTCGCGCGGATGAATGACAGCGCGTATCCGGCGGCGCTGGACCTGCTGCTGGCCGGGGCCGCGGCCGAACTCGGTGGTTGA
- a CDS encoding SDR family oxidoreductase: MSGEHVLVTGGSGFLGMHCIARLLDDGYRVSTTVRTPGRAEQVRTTLAGDIRFVTADLTKDEGWDEAVADVDYVLHVASPFPAAPPAHEDDLIRPARDGALRVLRAAQRAGVRRVVLTSSFAAIGYGHAPTDVPYDESSWTDVDAPGVTAYAKSKTLAERAAWDFVEQQDELELAVVNPTGILGPVLGPGDGTSVAVVANLLQGKLPLLPRASAGIVDVRDIADLHVRAMTDPKAAGERFLGTAGLMSLSEMAATLKQGLGAEARRVSTRTIPDWVVRLAARFDDNARQAVPMIGRPHRATSAKAEQLLGWTPRPKEEAVLATGRSILARAH; encoded by the coding sequence ATGAGCGGTGAGCACGTCCTGGTGACAGGCGGCAGCGGTTTTCTCGGCATGCACTGCATCGCGCGACTGCTCGACGACGGCTACCGCGTGAGCACGACGGTGCGCACTCCCGGCCGCGCCGAGCAGGTCCGGACGACACTCGCGGGCGATATCCGTTTCGTCACCGCGGACCTGACGAAGGACGAGGGCTGGGACGAGGCCGTCGCCGACGTGGACTACGTACTCCACGTCGCCTCGCCGTTCCCCGCGGCCCCGCCTGCGCACGAGGACGACCTGATCCGGCCGGCCCGCGACGGCGCGCTCCGCGTCCTGCGCGCCGCACAGCGTGCGGGGGTCCGGCGCGTGGTGCTGACGTCTTCCTTCGCGGCCATCGGCTACGGCCACGCACCCACCGACGTGCCCTACGACGAGAGCTCCTGGACCGACGTCGACGCCCCCGGCGTCACCGCGTACGCGAAGTCGAAGACCCTCGCCGAACGCGCCGCCTGGGACTTCGTCGAGCAGCAGGACGAGCTCGAACTGGCGGTCGTGAACCCCACCGGCATCCTCGGCCCCGTCCTGGGCCCCGGCGACGGAACCTCCGTGGCCGTGGTCGCGAACCTGTTGCAGGGCAAGCTCCCGCTGCTGCCGCGCGCCTCGGCCGGCATCGTGGACGTCCGCGACATCGCCGACCTGCACGTGCGCGCCATGACCGACCCGAAGGCCGCCGGCGAGCGCTTCCTCGGTACCGCGGGGCTGATGTCCTTGTCCGAGATGGCAGCCACCCTCAAGCAGGGCCTCGGCGCCGAGGCACGACGGGTTTCGACGCGGACGATCCCGGACTGGGTCGTGCGCCTGGCGGCACGGTTCGACGACAACGCGCGCCAGGCGGTTCCGATGATCGGGCGTCCGCACCGGGCCACCAGCGCCAAGGCGGAACAGCTGCTCGGTTGGACGCCGCGGCCGAAGGAAGAGGCGGTACTCGCGACCGGTCGCAGCATCCTGGCCAGGGCGCACTGA